The proteins below are encoded in one region of Acidobacteriota bacterium:
- the panC gene encoding pantoate--beta-alanine ligase, which yields MELVRRVHLMREISREIRSRGRKISLVPTMGALHEGHLALIRKARQLGDVVVVSIFVNPKQFGPAEDYDTYPRDLVRDADLCIEEGVDFLFCPEGRDMYPSGFRTAVEVEGLSAVFEGASRPGFFRGVCTVVLKLFQIVAPHFSVFGQKDAQQALIVRRMVADLNLDMELVVEPTVREADGLARSSRNAYLDPEQRRAAGVLYRALEAAKAMIEAEESVAGERVEAEMRRILEAEPLARVDYVAAVEPSSLDRLETVEDEVLLLVAAWIGQTRLIDNLLLPEIPGVGGGDLR from the coding sequence ATGGAACTGGTTCGCCGTGTGCACCTGATGCGCGAGATTTCCCGGGAGATTCGCAGCCGGGGGCGGAAGATCTCCCTGGTGCCCACCATGGGGGCGCTCCACGAGGGGCACCTGGCCCTGATTCGCAAGGCGCGTCAGCTGGGCGACGTGGTGGTGGTCTCGATTTTCGTCAACCCCAAGCAGTTCGGTCCGGCGGAGGATTACGACACCTATCCTCGCGACCTGGTCCGGGACGCCGATCTCTGCATCGAGGAAGGCGTCGACTTCCTCTTCTGCCCGGAGGGCAGGGACATGTACCCCTCGGGCTTCCGGACGGCGGTGGAGGTGGAGGGGCTTTCCGCGGTCTTCGAGGGCGCGAGCCGGCCGGGATTCTTCCGCGGGGTCTGCACCGTCGTGCTCAAGCTCTTCCAGATCGTCGCTCCGCACTTCTCCGTCTTCGGCCAGAAAGACGCTCAGCAGGCGCTGATCGTCCGGAGGATGGTGGCCGATCTCAACCTGGACATGGAGCTGGTGGTCGAGCCCACCGTGCGCGAGGCCGACGGCCTGGCCCGGTCCTCCCGAAACGCCTACCTGGACCCCGAACAGCGCCGGGCGGCCGGCGTGCTCTACCGGGCTCTCGAGGCGGCCAAGGCCATGATCGAGGCGGAAGAGAGTGTTGCCGGTGAGCGGGTCGAGGCCGAAATGCGGCGGATCCTCGAAGCCGAGCCGCTGGCCCGGGTGGACTATGTGGCAGCGGTGGAGCCCTCCAGCCTCGACCGACTGGAGACGGTGGAAGACGAGGTGCTGCTGCTGGTGGCGGCCTGGATCGGCCAGACCCGCCTGATCGACAACCTGCTGCTGCCCGAGATTCCGGGCGTCGGTGGAGGCGACCTGCGATGA
- a CDS encoding aspartate 1-decarboxylase, giving the protein MKIPFLHSKVHRVLVTAADPDYEGSLTLDRALMDAAGMAPYQRIEVYNVSRGTRLSTYLIEGPAGRGDCCLNGAAAHLVELGDRVIIAAYCDLEPDEVAGHRPRLVLVGADNRDFTVRTGETAFTPVGRG; this is encoded by the coding sequence ATGAAGATTCCCTTTCTCCACTCGAAGGTGCACCGGGTGCTGGTCACCGCTGCGGATCCCGACTACGAGGGGAGCCTGACTCTCGATCGGGCCCTGATGGACGCGGCCGGCATGGCGCCCTACCAGCGTATCGAGGTCTACAACGTCAGCCGCGGGACCCGCCTGTCCACCTACCTGATCGAAGGGCCCGCGGGTCGGGGGGATTGCTGCCTCAACGGTGCCGCCGCTCACCTGGTGGAACTGGGAGACCGGGTGATCATCGCCGCCTATTGCGACCTGGAGCCGGACGAGGTGGCGGGTCACCGGCCGCGGCTGGTGCTCGTGGGGGCCGACAACCGGGACTTCACCGTGCGTACCGGCGAGACCGCCTTCACCCCCGTCGGTCGGGGCTGA
- a CDS encoding HDOD domain-containing protein, producing MSQDTLQQVPATLEELLSSTTELPVLPQVAVRIFEEMRSPQITAARMAEFIKKDPVLATAVLRVANSALYGARGRINDLAFAIARVGLSQIRNLLLALVLRSQMADPDVYGEDGAPLMEHGLATAFGAGMVADGAGIESGEAFMCGLLHDFGRLALIKALREREAVSAPHLPAELARVVDDLHSEAGELLCRNWELPEPVAVVARYHHDPGAAPEKDQPIVATVSFADALSHRLGLGIGRDEDLDLLAHPATEMLGLGAEKVEELEEYLPGLFSTARSALFS from the coding sequence GTGAGCCAAGACACTCTCCAGCAGGTCCCCGCTACGCTCGAGGAACTTCTCTCCTCGACGACGGAACTTCCGGTCTTGCCCCAGGTGGCCGTGAGGATCTTCGAGGAGATGCGCTCTCCACAGATCACCGCGGCGCGGATGGCGGAGTTCATCAAGAAGGACCCGGTGCTGGCCACCGCGGTGCTCCGGGTGGCCAACTCCGCCCTCTACGGGGCCCGTGGGCGGATCAACGACCTGGCCTTCGCCATCGCCCGGGTGGGGCTCTCCCAGATCCGGAACCTGCTGCTGGCGCTGGTGCTGCGCTCACAGATGGCCGATCCCGATGTCTACGGCGAGGATGGAGCGCCGTTGATGGAACACGGCCTGGCGACGGCCTTCGGTGCCGGCATGGTGGCCGATGGCGCGGGGATCGAGTCGGGCGAAGCGTTCATGTGCGGCCTGCTGCACGATTTCGGCAGGCTGGCCCTGATCAAGGCCTTGCGGGAGCGGGAAGCGGTCTCGGCGCCGCACCTGCCAGCCGAGCTGGCCCGGGTGGTCGACGACCTGCACAGCGAGGCGGGCGAACTCCTCTGCCGCAACTGGGAGCTGCCCGAGCCGGTGGCCGTGGTGGCGCGTTACCACCACGACCCCGGCGCCGCGCCCGAGAAAGACCAGCCGATCGTCGCCACGGTGTCCTTCGCCGACGCCCTGTCCCATCGCCTGGGGTTGGGAATCGGCCGCGACGAGGACCTGGACCTGCTGGCGCATCCGGCGACGGAGATGCTGGGTCTGGGAGCGGAGAAAGTGGAAGAACTCGAGGAGTACCTTCCGGGGCTGTTCAGCACGGCCCGGTCG